A single Lentisphaerota bacterium DNA region contains:
- the gltB gene encoding glutamate synthase large subunit: MPNDDQPAQRRPEAQGLYDPANEHDACGVGFLANINGQTSHQIITDAITVLCNLVHRGAVGGDAATGDGAGILTQIPDALFRAKTEVIADRLPPADTYGVGMFFMPQDPAARALCLSAVVEVVKDETLGFLGWRDVPTDSSVLGGQALATCPVVMQGFVDGCGLAGEALDRKLYAVRKQIQARVLPLLPPGQVFYAASFSCRTIVYKGMLTGGQVSGFYRDLSDTRYASAVAVVHQRYSTNTFPSWELAQPFRFLGHNGEINTLRGNLNQMQAREHALASDLFGADIHKILPVVDAGGSDSAALDNAVELLYRGGRSLQHAMMMLIPEAWGAKYPIGPDQRGFFEYHAGLMEPWDGPATVAFTDGRCVGAILDRNGLRPARYTVTRDGFIVLASETGVLDIAPENVAEKGALRPGQTLVVDLQKHRVMKNVEVKGLLARRHPYRRWVEENAITIQGLFGAVAPIIPDTATLLQRQRLFGYTREDLDVLLEPMASKGHEAVGSMGHDVPLAVFSEKPQTLYNYFKQLFAQVTNPPIDPIREQLVMSLMTFIGNPANILSEVPGHARLVKLQHPVLSNEDLRRIRNLNSGEFRTHTLQAGFPAGGAGAALQAALLQLAQRAESAVYQGENIVVLSDCGLASDETPIPMLLAVAAVHRHLINKGLRTRVGLLVESGEPREVMHVALLLGYGATAVNPYLAFETVAQMALDTRLGAITPAKAIENYIAALGEGLRKIMSKMGISTLRSYRSAQVFEALGISRDVVDVYFTGTASRVGGIGLDEIAAEANARWCAAREPRQDQMPILPSGGFYKLRKDGERHLWTTETITALQQAVRENDYARYQTYAALINDQTHRQFTLRGMFAFKAADPVPLEEVEPITSIMRRFVTGAMSFGSISREAHETIAIAMNRIGGRSNSGEGGEDPERYTILPNGDNRCSAIKQIASGRFGVTTEYLVNARELQIKIAQGAKPGEGGQLPGHKVNAEIARVRHATPGVTLISPPPHHDIYSIEDIKQLIYDLRNVNPGSEVSVKLVSELGVGTVAAGVAKAEADRVLISGYDGGTGASPLTSIKHAGAPWEIGLAETQQTLLLNHLRDKVRVQVDGQLKTGRDIVIGALLGAEEFGFATGALVCMGCVMMRKCHQNTCPVGVATQDPKLRACFTGRPEHLVNFCRFLAQDVRERLAALGLRSLDEAVGRSDLLETNEAVTFWKARGLDFSNVFYRPQTRTPPRCVNPRHIDLGDTLDARLLEQIGPAIEAGEKIVTHSPIRNVHRTVGTQVAGRIAQKYGHRGLPDDTVVMRFTGVAGQSFGAWAASGQTLILEGEANDYVGKGLSGGRIVVRPPAGADTSGDAHTIAGNVLLYGATCGEAYIAGRAGERFAIRNSGAVAVVEGVGDHGCEYMTGGRVVVLGRTGLNFAAGMSGGLAYVYDEDGLFDARCNLDMVDLEQVVSEADIAELRGLIERHAAATGSARAATMLAAWDETVPRFVKVFPMEYRKILGQMMREDEQTARQEVARD, from the coding sequence ATGCCAAATGATGACCAGCCTGCGCAGCGAAGGCCAGAAGCCCAGGGGCTTTATGACCCTGCAAACGAACACGACGCCTGTGGCGTGGGCTTTCTGGCGAACATTAACGGGCAGACGAGCCACCAAATCATTACAGACGCGATCACGGTGTTATGCAATTTGGTTCACCGTGGCGCGGTGGGTGGCGACGCGGCGACAGGTGACGGGGCGGGCATTTTAACGCAGATTCCCGACGCCCTTTTCCGGGCCAAGACGGAGGTGATCGCTGATCGGTTGCCACCGGCCGACACCTACGGCGTGGGGATGTTTTTCATGCCGCAGGACCCTGCCGCCCGGGCGCTATGCCTGTCGGCGGTCGTCGAGGTGGTGAAGGACGAAACGCTCGGATTCCTCGGCTGGCGCGACGTGCCGACCGATTCCTCGGTGCTGGGCGGGCAGGCGCTGGCCACGTGTCCGGTGGTGATGCAAGGGTTTGTCGACGGGTGCGGGCTGGCCGGGGAGGCGCTGGACCGCAAGCTCTATGCCGTCCGCAAGCAGATTCAGGCGCGGGTGCTGCCGTTGTTGCCGCCCGGTCAAGTCTTCTACGCGGCGAGCTTCTCCTGCCGCACGATCGTCTACAAGGGGATGCTGACCGGCGGACAGGTCTCGGGCTTTTATCGCGACCTGAGCGATACGCGGTACGCGAGTGCCGTCGCCGTGGTCCACCAGCGCTACAGCACCAACACGTTCCCTTCGTGGGAGCTGGCTCAGCCCTTTCGTTTTCTCGGCCACAATGGCGAGATCAACACCCTTCGGGGAAACCTGAACCAGATGCAGGCCCGGGAGCACGCGCTCGCCTCGGACCTGTTCGGTGCTGACATCCACAAGATCCTTCCTGTTGTCGATGCAGGCGGGAGCGATTCTGCGGCGCTCGACAATGCGGTCGAGCTGCTCTACCGGGGCGGCCGCTCCCTGCAGCATGCCATGATGATGCTGATTCCCGAGGCGTGGGGAGCCAAATATCCGATCGGCCCGGATCAGCGCGGGTTCTTTGAATATCACGCGGGGCTGATGGAGCCGTGGGACGGGCCGGCTACGGTGGCTTTCACGGACGGACGATGCGTCGGCGCGATCTTGGATCGCAACGGCCTCAGGCCCGCCCGGTACACGGTGACCCGTGATGGCTTCATCGTGCTGGCGTCGGAAACGGGCGTTCTGGACATCGCGCCGGAGAATGTGGCCGAGAAGGGCGCGCTCCGTCCTGGCCAGACGCTGGTGGTCGATTTACAGAAACACCGGGTCATGAAAAACGTCGAGGTCAAGGGTCTTCTGGCGCGACGGCACCCGTATCGCCGCTGGGTCGAAGAGAACGCGATCACCATTCAAGGCTTGTTCGGCGCGGTCGCTCCCATCATACCCGACACCGCGACGTTGTTGCAGCGACAGCGGCTCTTTGGCTACACCCGTGAAGACCTCGACGTGCTGTTGGAGCCCATGGCCTCCAAGGGGCATGAGGCGGTCGGGTCGATGGGCCATGACGTGCCGCTGGCCGTCTTCTCCGAGAAGCCCCAGACGCTTTACAACTACTTCAAGCAACTCTTCGCCCAGGTCACCAACCCGCCGATCGATCCGATTCGCGAGCAACTGGTGATGTCGCTCATGACCTTCATCGGCAATCCGGCCAACATCCTCAGCGAAGTACCGGGGCATGCGCGGCTGGTCAAGCTGCAACATCCCGTGCTGTCCAACGAGGATCTTCGCCGGATTCGCAACCTGAACAGCGGCGAATTCCGCACACACACGCTGCAGGCCGGCTTTCCTGCTGGAGGCGCTGGCGCGGCTCTGCAGGCGGCATTGCTGCAACTGGCGCAACGGGCCGAGTCGGCGGTTTATCAGGGCGAGAACATCGTGGTGCTCAGCGACTGCGGCCTGGCATCTGATGAGACGCCGATCCCGATGTTGCTGGCGGTCGCGGCGGTCCACCGTCATCTGATTAACAAGGGACTGCGCACCCGGGTGGGGTTGCTGGTAGAGTCTGGCGAACCCCGCGAGGTGATGCACGTGGCGCTGCTACTCGGCTACGGTGCCACCGCCGTGAACCCGTATCTGGCGTTTGAAACCGTCGCCCAGATGGCCCTCGATACGCGGCTGGGCGCGATCACGCCCGCCAAGGCTATCGAAAATTACATCGCGGCGCTTGGCGAGGGCTTGCGCAAGATTATGTCCAAGATGGGCATCTCGACCCTGCGCAGCTACCGTAGCGCGCAAGTGTTTGAGGCGCTGGGGATCAGCCGCGACGTGGTCGATGTCTATTTCACCGGCACCGCCTCGCGGGTCGGCGGGATTGGCCTCGACGAAATCGCGGCGGAGGCCAACGCCCGCTGGTGCGCCGCCCGCGAACCGCGTCAGGATCAGATGCCGATCCTGCCGAGCGGCGGGTTTTACAAACTTCGCAAGGATGGCGAACGCCACTTGTGGACGACCGAGACGATCACGGCGTTGCAGCAGGCCGTTCGCGAGAATGATTACGCGCGCTACCAGACGTATGCCGCCCTGATCAACGACCAGACGCACAGGCAGTTCACCTTGCGCGGGATGTTTGCGTTCAAGGCAGCCGATCCCGTGCCGCTGGAGGAGGTCGAGCCGATCACATCCATCATGCGGCGCTTTGTGACCGGCGCGATGTCATTTGGCTCGATCAGCCGCGAGGCACATGAAACGATCGCCATCGCCATGAACCGGATTGGCGGCAGAAGCAACAGCGGCGAGGGGGGAGAAGATCCCGAGCGCTACACGATCCTGCCGAATGGCGACAACCGTTGCAGCGCGATCAAGCAGATTGCCAGCGGCCGCTTCGGCGTGACGACGGAGTATCTGGTCAATGCCCGCGAACTCCAGATCAAGATCGCCCAGGGCGCCAAGCCGGGCGAGGGTGGCCAACTCCCCGGCCACAAGGTCAATGCCGAGATCGCGCGGGTTCGTCATGCCACGCCGGGTGTGACGCTCATCTCGCCGCCGCCGCACCATGACATCTATTCGATCGAGGACATCAAGCAACTGATCTACGACCTCCGCAACGTCAACCCCGGGTCCGAGGTTTCGGTCAAGCTGGTTTCGGAGCTGGGCGTGGGCACCGTCGCCGCGGGCGTGGCCAAAGCCGAGGCCGATCGGGTGCTGATCAGCGGCTATGACGGCGGCACGGGTGCATCGCCGCTGACGTCGATCAAGCACGCTGGCGCGCCATGGGAGATCGGCCTCGCCGAAACCCAGCAGACGCTGTTGCTCAACCACTTGCGCGACAAGGTGCGGGTGCAGGTCGACGGCCAGCTTAAGACCGGGCGTGACATCGTCATTGGCGCCCTGCTCGGCGCGGAAGAGTTTGGTTTCGCCACAGGCGCGCTGGTTTGCATGGGATGCGTGATGATGCGCAAGTGTCATCAGAACACGTGCCCGGTCGGCGTAGCGACCCAAGACCCGAAGCTGCGCGCGTGCTTCACGGGGCGGCCCGAGCACCTGGTCAATTTCTGCCGGTTTTTGGCCCAAGATGTCCGTGAGCGTCTCGCGGCGCTCGGCCTGCGCTCGCTGGATGAGGCGGTCGGGCGATCTGATCTGCTGGAGACCAACGAAGCGGTGACCTTCTGGAAAGCGCGCGGCCTCGATTTCAGTAACGTGTTCTACCGGCCGCAGACCCGGACGCCGCCCCGGTGCGTCAACCCCCGCCACATCGATTTGGGCGACACGCTGGATGCCCGGTTGCTCGAGCAGATCGGGCCCGCCATCGAGGCCGGGGAGAAAATCGTGACCCACTCGCCGATCCGCAATGTGCATCGGACGGTTGGCACGCAGGTTGCCGGCCGTATCGCGCAGAAATACGGTCACCGAGGGCTTCCCGACGACACGGTGGTCATGCGCTTCACGGGCGTCGCGGGGCAGAGCTTCGGCGCGTGGGCGGCGAGCGGTCAAACCCTGATCCTCGAAGGCGAGGCCAACGACTACGTAGGCAAGGGGCTCTCCGGGGGGCGCATCGTTGTGCGGCCGCCAGCGGGCGCCGACACGTCGGGCGACGCCCACACGATTGCCGGAAACGTTTTGCTGTACGGCGCCACCTGCGGCGAGGCCTACATCGCGGGCCGCGCGGGCGAGCGCTTCGCCATCCGCAACAGCGGGGCGGTGGCGGTCGTAGAGGGCGTCGGCGACCACGGCTGCGAATACATGACTGGCGGCCGCGTGGTGGTGCTCGGCCGCACCGGGCTCAATTTTGCGGCAGGCATGAGCGGCGGGCTGGCCTATGTCTACGATGAGGATGGCCTCTTCGATGCTCGCTGCAATCTGGACATGGTGGATTTGGAGCAAGTGGTTTCCGAAGCCGACATCGCCGAGTTGCGCGGACTGATCGAGCGACACGCGGCTGCCACCGGCAGCGCTCGTGCGGCGACGATGCTCGCCGCTTGGGACGAAACCGTTCCTCGGTTCGTCAAGGTGTTCCCGATGGAATACCGCAAGATTCTGGGGCAGATGATGCGCGAAGACGAGCAGACGGCACGCCAGGAGGTGGCGCGTGACTAA
- a CDS encoding glutamate synthase subunit beta, producing the protein MGFLDIPRKAAGYRSRDERLHDWREVERQLPEDQVRRQAERCMDCGIPFCHGCGCPLANHIPEIHALAQHGRWREALDLQLSTSNFPEFTGRVCPAPCEGSCVLGLVGDPVTIRNIELAVIERAFAEGWMKPRPPAARLATRVAVIGSGPAGLAAADSLNRIGHHVTVYENAPRPGGILRYGIPEFKLEKAVIDRRVQLMRDEGVLFECSVQVGDDLSTKFLFSRFDAIVLTGGAREPRNLTVPGRELSGIHFAMDYLRGQNMRLDGDPVPPRYDISAADKRVVVIGGGDTGSDCLGTALRQGAKSVLQIEILPEPPATRAPSNPWPTWPLIRRDSSSHQEGGSRRWAVTTIHAFGCEGAVSGLRCAGVEWSPGDGGRPQMRIQPDSEFDVEAELVLLAMGFTGPRKNKLLQELGVSFDSRGTVIRDAENMTSVPGVFAAGDLARGASLVVRAIADGRATAESVHHWLANTAMKR; encoded by the coding sequence ATGGGGTTTCTGGACATACCGCGTAAGGCCGCCGGGTATCGCAGCCGCGACGAGCGGCTGCACGACTGGCGCGAGGTGGAGCGTCAACTGCCCGAGGACCAGGTCCGGAGGCAGGCGGAGCGGTGCATGGACTGCGGCATCCCCTTCTGCCACGGCTGCGGGTGTCCGCTGGCCAATCACATTCCCGAGATCCACGCGCTGGCGCAGCATGGCCGCTGGCGCGAGGCGCTCGATCTGCAGCTCAGCACGAGCAATTTTCCGGAGTTCACGGGCCGGGTCTGTCCCGCACCGTGTGAAGGGTCGTGCGTGCTCGGCCTGGTGGGCGATCCGGTGACCATCCGGAATATCGAGCTGGCGGTGATTGAGCGGGCTTTTGCCGAAGGCTGGATGAAGCCGCGCCCGCCCGCCGCGCGACTGGCCACTCGCGTGGCCGTCATCGGCTCGGGGCCTGCCGGTCTGGCGGCCGCCGACTCACTCAACCGGATCGGCCACCACGTCACGGTCTACGAGAACGCCCCCCGTCCGGGCGGCATCCTCCGGTATGGCATTCCCGAGTTCAAACTGGAGAAGGCGGTCATCGACCGGCGTGTGCAGCTCATGCGGGATGAGGGGGTTCTGTTCGAGTGCAGCGTGCAGGTCGGCGACGACCTCTCGACCAAATTTCTGTTCAGCCGATTCGACGCCATCGTGCTGACCGGTGGCGCGCGCGAGCCCCGCAACTTGACGGTGCCCGGCCGCGAACTGAGCGGCATCCATTTTGCGATGGATTACCTCCGCGGACAAAACATGCGGCTCGACGGCGACCCGGTCCCGCCCCGCTACGATATTTCGGCGGCCGACAAGCGGGTCGTGGTGATTGGCGGCGGCGACACCGGATCGGACTGTCTGGGCACGGCCCTGCGGCAGGGCGCGAAGTCGGTGCTGCAAATCGAGATCCTGCCTGAGCCCCCCGCAACCCGAGCCCCGTCCAATCCCTGGCCGACCTGGCCGCTGATCCGGCGTGATTCGAGCAGCCATCAGGAGGGGGGCTCGCGGCGGTGGGCTGTCACCACGATCCATGCATTTGGATGCGAGGGCGCGGTGAGCGGCCTCCGTTGCGCGGGGGTCGAGTGGTCCCCCGGTGACGGCGGACGGCCTCAGATGCGAATCCAACCGGATTCGGAATTTGACGTTGAGGCCGAACTCGTGCTATTGGCGATGGGCTTCACCGGGCCGCGCAAAAACAAGCTGCTTCAGGAACTGGGCGTGTCGTTCGACAGCCGCGGAACCGTGATCCGGGACGCCGAAAACATGACGAGCGTTCCCGGCGTCTTCGCTGCGGGTGACCTCGCCCGCGGCGCCTCGCTGGTGGTGCGCGCCATCGCCGACGGCCGCGCGACCGCCGAAAGCGTTCACCACTGGCTCGCGAACACAGCGATGAAACGATAA
- a CDS encoding amidophosphoribosyltransferase: MGQKAKEACGLFGCFNVPEASRVIYSGLFAQQHRGQEGAGIVVSDAGKLRSHRGLGLVEDVFNAEMLDFLQGRMGIGHVRYSTTGASRPQNVQPLVAECADGAWAIAHNGNLSNAQELRRKYQKSGSIFQTTTDSEVLLHLLADPHYRDRTRRVGRALAELQGAFAFLLMTRDCVIAARDPNGFKPLVMGEKDGGIYFASESCALSQIGATLLREVEPGELVMVSALGVQNYRFSELPPRRAQCIFEMVYFARPDSTVFGHNVHQIRLAYGMRLAQEHPVDADVVIPIPDSGMSAAIGYARASGISFDLGYIRNHYVGRTFIMPETGQRTAGVDLKLSVLPAVVKGKRVVVVDDSIVRGTTVKRRVDQLRAAGAVEIHVRISCPPTRHPCFFGIDFATERELIACGREVSDICSFIGADSLGYLSEDGLLAPLACGDVNFCRACFNGTYPLDVSHMLGKLQLEDNRVEER; the protein is encoded by the coding sequence ATGGGCCAGAAAGCGAAGGAAGCGTGCGGACTGTTCGGCTGCTTCAATGTGCCGGAGGCTTCGCGGGTGATTTATTCGGGTCTGTTCGCCCAGCAACACCGGGGGCAGGAAGGCGCCGGCATCGTGGTCAGCGATGCGGGCAAGCTGCGCAGCCACCGGGGGCTGGGTCTCGTTGAAGATGTCTTCAACGCCGAGATGCTCGATTTTCTTCAGGGGCGGATGGGTATCGGGCATGTGCGCTATTCGACGACCGGCGCGTCGCGGCCGCAGAATGTGCAGCCGCTGGTCGCGGAGTGCGCCGACGGCGCTTGGGCGATCGCCCACAACGGCAATCTTTCCAATGCGCAGGAACTCCGCCGGAAATACCAGAAGTCTGGATCCATCTTCCAAACGACGACCGACAGCGAAGTGCTGCTCCACCTGCTCGCCGATCCGCACTATCGTGATCGCACCCGCCGCGTCGGGCGAGCCCTGGCCGAGCTGCAGGGCGCTTTCGCCTTTCTGCTGATGACGCGCGACTGCGTGATCGCGGCCCGCGACCCCAACGGATTCAAGCCGCTGGTGATGGGCGAGAAGGACGGCGGGATCTATTTCGCCAGCGAGTCGTGCGCACTGAGCCAGATCGGGGCGACCCTCCTGCGCGAGGTCGAACCCGGCGAACTGGTGATGGTCAGCGCGCTCGGCGTGCAAAATTACCGCTTCTCCGAACTGCCGCCCCGGCGTGCGCAGTGTATCTTTGAGATGGTCTATTTTGCGCGGCCGGACAGCACGGTTTTCGGGCACAACGTCCACCAGATTCGTCTCGCTTACGGCATGCGCTTGGCGCAGGAACACCCTGTTGACGCGGATGTGGTGATACCGATTCCCGACAGCGGCATGTCGGCCGCGATCGGCTATGCGCGGGCCAGCGGCATCAGCTTCGATCTCGGCTACATCCGCAATCACTACGTGGGGCGGACGTTCATCATGCCGGAGACGGGTCAGCGCACGGCGGGCGTGGATCTGAAGCTGTCGGTGCTGCCGGCGGTGGTCAAGGGGAAGCGCGTGGTGGTGGTGGACGACTCGATTGTGCGCGGAACGACCGTGAAGCGGCGGGTCGATCAATTGCGTGCGGCGGGAGCAGTTGAGATCCACGTGCGCATCTCCTGTCCGCCGACGCGTCATCCCTGCTTCTTCGGGATTGATTTCGCCACCGAGCGCGAGCTGATCGCCTGCGGGCGCGAGGTGTCGGACATCTGCTCGTTCATCGGCGCCGATTCGCTCGGGTACCTGAGCGAAGACGGACTGCTCGCGCCGCTGGCCTGCGGGGATGTTAATTTCTGCCGGGCCTGCTTCAACGGGACGTACCCGCTCGATGTCAGCCACATGCTGGGCAAACTGCAACTGGAAGACAATCGGGTGGAGGAGCGATGA
- a CDS encoding CTP synthase, whose translation MSKHVFVTGGVVSSLGKGLTAASLALLLIKRGYRVRMQKLDPYLNVDPGTMSPFQHGEVYVTVDGVETDLDLGHYERFTGEACLRGSNFTTGSIYSAVIQRERQGGYLGKTVQVIPHITDEIKAAIRSLDAPGVDIVITEIGGTVGDIESLPFLEAIRQMRQEIGKDNGVFVHVTLVPYIRAAEELKTKPSQQSVGLLRAIGIFPDILVCRCEHPLGDEHKQKLALFCNVDPAVVIEEQDVAHTIYEVPVELERQTMDLQVLDLLKLPAGVLDLSDWHTMLRRLITPSGGEIRIAVVGKYTSLRDAYKSIYEALTHAGVANDVRVKVTPVEADEVVEKGAEVVLDGMHGILVPGGFGQRGVKGKIAAVRYARERRVPFLGICLGMQCAVMEFARNVCGLTDANSTEFEPETPYPVIDLMDEQRTTTHKGGTMRLGAKPCVLEAGSRAHAAYGSVEVSERHRHRYEFNNAFRHAFEQAGMRLSGLSPDRALVEMIELPDHPWFVACQFHPEFQSTPLRAHPLFREFVCAAVAGRDGR comes from the coding sequence ATGAGCAAACATGTTTTCGTGACGGGCGGGGTGGTGTCATCCTTGGGTAAGGGGCTGACGGCGGCATCGCTGGCGCTGCTGTTGATCAAGCGGGGCTACCGCGTGCGGATGCAGAAGCTGGATCCTTATTTGAACGTCGATCCGGGGACCATGTCGCCGTTCCAGCACGGCGAGGTCTACGTGACGGTGGACGGGGTGGAGACGGATCTCGATCTCGGGCATTACGAGCGGTTCACCGGCGAGGCGTGCCTCCGCGGCAGCAACTTCACGACGGGGAGCATCTACAGCGCCGTGATCCAACGCGAGCGTCAGGGGGGGTATCTGGGCAAGACCGTGCAGGTGATCCCGCATATCACCGACGAGATCAAGGCGGCGATCCGGTCGCTCGACGCGCCCGGGGTGGATATTGTCATCACCGAGATCGGTGGCACGGTGGGGGACATCGAGAGCCTGCCGTTCCTGGAGGCGATTCGACAGATGCGCCAGGAGATCGGCAAAGACAACGGCGTGTTCGTCCACGTGACGCTCGTCCCCTACATTCGCGCGGCTGAGGAGCTGAAGACGAAGCCGTCGCAGCAATCGGTCGGCTTGTTGCGCGCGATCGGCATCTTCCCTGATATCTTGGTCTGCCGGTGCGAGCATCCGCTGGGTGACGAGCACAAGCAGAAGCTGGCGTTGTTCTGCAATGTCGACCCCGCCGTCGTCATTGAAGAGCAGGACGTGGCGCACACGATCTACGAGGTGCCGGTCGAACTGGAACGGCAGACGATGGATCTCCAGGTCTTGGATCTGCTCAAGCTTCCGGCCGGCGTGCTCGACCTCTCCGACTGGCACACGATGTTGCGGCGGTTGATCACGCCATCGGGCGGTGAGATCCGGATCGCGGTCGTCGGCAAATACACTTCGCTGCGCGACGCCTACAAGAGCATCTACGAGGCGCTCACGCATGCGGGCGTCGCCAACGACGTCCGGGTGAAGGTGACGCCTGTCGAGGCGGACGAGGTCGTCGAGAAGGGCGCAGAGGTCGTGCTGGACGGAATGCATGGGATTCTGGTGCCGGGCGGTTTCGGCCAGCGCGGTGTTAAGGGGAAGATCGCCGCCGTGCGTTATGCGCGCGAGCGGCGCGTGCCCTTCCTTGGCATCTGCCTCGGCATGCAGTGCGCGGTGATGGAGTTCGCCCGCAACGTCTGTGGTCTGACCGACGCGAACAGCACCGAATTCGAACCCGAGACCCCCTACCCCGTGATCGATTTGATGGATGAGCAGCGGACGACCACCCACAAGGGCGGCACCATGCGGCTCGGCGCCAAGCCGTGTGTGCTGGAGGCGGGAAGCCGCGCGCACGCCGCTTACGGGAGCGTCGAGGTGAGCGAGCGCCATCGTCACCGCTATGAATTTAACAATGCGTTTCGTCATGCGTTTGAGCAGGCTGGCATGCGGCTGAGCGGCCTCTCGCCCGACCGCGCGCTGGTGGAGATGATCGAGTTGCCGGACCACCCGTGGTTTGTGGCCTGCCAGTTCCACCCCGAATTCCAGTCCACCCCGCTGCGCGCCCATCCGCTCTTCCGCGAATTCGTGTGCGCGGCCGTCGCCGGCCGCGATGGCCGTTAG